One genomic region from Betaproteobacteria bacterium encodes:
- a CDS encoding Ig-like domain-containing protein, which produces MSSQLSQFVSLLSSGPRWRVAALTSLLLMLCACGGGGGGTDASTPPNDPNRVGAGWVTITGSDAGPSKLTNSPTVSLSGDAFISPKFFVCCTGSATDTGVTVSWANATTGGSGAATQAPQYCFFLGYYLCGHTWQATIDLVVGNNAITITATDPGGNLGRATVSVRRTPDVTPPTVSATSPANGATAVGTNSAFTVAFSEAMDPATISTSTILLNDNLNNPVNGSVTYSSAVATFTPAASFQGSTVYTATITSGVKDITGNALAMAYGWSFTTGPAPDTTPPTVSLTSPANGATCVPTETQLLATFSEAVSFPTVNSSTFLLKDSQNNPVGGTAVLPFMAPAVFAPDGPLSDSSSYTSTITTGITDLAGNHLITDYTWTFTTQAAGAGTWSAASAAGAPSPRSDHTAIWTGTQMIVWGGYSNGVFGNGARYDPATDMWTPMSNVGAPSPRYGHVAVWTGSKMIVWGGVQPGAFLNSGAIYDPITDTWAAMSSSGAPSARQSPSAVWTGSEMIVWGGSGTGVIAFGDGARYNPITNSWSTVSEIGAPAARLGHTAIWNGSAMIVWGGANSGVLLTNTGGIYTPSSDSWTAITDSGAPTPRIRHSAAWTGTEMIVWGGDDGGDPFNTGARFNSSSNTWLPMSSKCAPLGRSVPGIWSGTELIVWGGGRNPNGPYYRVGGRYNPSTDAWQSTPVVAMPSPRMGHTAIWTGTDMIVWGGNDPAGTRFNDGGRYRSQ; this is translated from the coding sequence ATGTCTTCGCAACTGAGCCAATTCGTTTCTCTACTGAGCAGCGGTCCGCGCTGGCGAGTTGCCGCGCTGACATCCCTGCTTCTCATGCTGTGCGCATGTGGCGGCGGTGGAGGGGGGACGGACGCCTCGACACCTCCCAATGACCCCAATCGCGTGGGCGCCGGTTGGGTCACGATCACCGGCAGCGATGCCGGACCCAGCAAATTAACGAACTCGCCTACCGTGTCTCTAAGCGGTGATGCCTTTATCAGTCCCAAGTTCTTCGTTTGTTGCACGGGATCGGCGACGGACACGGGGGTGACGGTCTCGTGGGCAAACGCCACAACGGGAGGCTCAGGTGCGGCCACGCAGGCACCGCAATATTGCTTTTTCCTCGGTTACTACCTGTGCGGTCATACATGGCAAGCCACCATCGATCTCGTCGTGGGAAATAATGCCATCACGATCACGGCCACTGATCCGGGAGGCAACCTTGGGCGCGCGACAGTCTCGGTGAGGCGTACGCCCGATGTCACGCCGCCGACCGTCAGCGCAACAAGTCCTGCAAACGGGGCGACCGCAGTCGGAACAAACAGTGCCTTTACCGTCGCTTTCAGTGAAGCGATGGATCCGGCGACTATTTCGACCTCGACGATCCTGCTCAATGACAATTTGAACAACCCCGTGAACGGCAGCGTGACCTATTCGAGCGCGGTCGCGACTTTCACGCCTGCCGCAAGCTTTCAGGGGTCGACCGTCTACACGGCCACCATCACCTCGGGCGTAAAGGACATCACGGGAAATGCGCTCGCGATGGCCTATGGCTGGAGCTTCACAACGGGTCCAGCGCCCGATACCACGCCACCGACCGTGAGCTTGACATCGCCCGCAAACGGAGCAACGTGTGTTCCGACCGAGACACAGCTACTCGCCACATTCAGCGAGGCCGTCTCGTTCCCGACAGTGAACTCCAGTACTTTCCTACTGAAGGATAGTCAGAACAATCCAGTCGGTGGAACGGCCGTGCTGCCTTTCATGGCACCAGCCGTTTTCGCTCCGGACGGTCCGCTCTCAGATTCCTCGTCCTACACGAGCACCATCACAACCGGAATCACGGACCTCGCTGGGAACCACCTTATAACGGACTACACGTGGACATTTACAACCCAGGCTGCAGGGGCCGGCACATGGAGTGCCGCATCCGCCGCTGGTGCGCCCTCGCCGAGATCCGACCACACAGCCATCTGGACGGGTACCCAGATGATCGTCTGGGGTGGATATTCCAATGGTGTTTTCGGTAACGGTGCGCGCTACGATCCTGCTACCGATATGTGGACGCCAATGTCGAATGTCGGTGCACCCTCCCCCCGATACGGTCATGTTGCAGTCTGGACTGGAAGCAAGATGATTGTTTGGGGAGGAGTGCAACCAGGTGCCTTTTTGAATTCGGGTGCCATCTACGATCCGATCACAGACACTTGGGCAGCCATGTCGTCATCCGGGGCGCCCTCCGCACGGCAGTCGCCCTCTGCAGTATGGACAGGATCGGAAATGATCGTCTGGGGCGGTAGCGGAACTGGCGTCATTGCCTTCGGTGATGGGGCGCGATACAACCCGATCACAAATTCCTGGTCGACGGTCTCTGAGATCGGTGCTCCGGCCGCGCGGTTAGGACACACGGCCATCTGGAACGGATCGGCAATGATCGTCTGGGGAGGGGCCAACTCCGGAGTGCTCTTAACCAACACTGGTGGAATCTATACGCCGTCGTCAGATAGCTGGACGGCAATCACGGATAGTGGCGCGCCTACGCCCCGAATACGCCACTCGGCGGCGTGGACTGGCACTGAAATGATCGTCTGGGGTGGAGATGACGGCGGCGACCCGTTCAATACTGGAGCGCGATTCAACTCGTCATCCAACACCTGGCTCCCCATGTCCTCCAAGTGCGCCCCATTGGGCCGCTCTGTCCCCGGGATCTGGAGCGGAACCGAGTTGATTGTGTGGGGAGGAGGCCGGAATCCCAATGGTCCCTACTACAGAGTCGGGGGGCGCTACAACCCCAGCACGGATGCCTGGCAATCCACGCCTGTTGTGGCCATGCCCAGTCCCCGGATGGGCCACACCGCGATCTGGACCGGAACAGACATGATCGTATGGGGCGGAAACGACCCTGCAGGCACGCGTTTCAACGATGGAGGGAGGTACCGATCACAGTAA
- the lolA gene encoding outer membrane lipoprotein chaperone LolA has translation MRSASSWTALLIGALIAMPASAGSIEKLHAFIEQTRSAKANFTQEVTDANGAVQQQASGTVQFQRPGKFRWTYDKPYEQIIVGDGEKLWIYDKDLNQVTQRNLDKALGSSPAALLAGADDVDRYFSLNAVGVKKKLDWLEVKPYDEDSLFEKVRMGFRGNTLEVMELHDHFGQRTTIKFSNLQRNPKTSPDLYTFTVPKGADVVTE, from the coding sequence ATGAGAAGCGCGTCCTCATGGACGGCACTGCTCATTGGAGCGCTGATCGCCATGCCGGCGAGTGCAGGTTCCATCGAGAAGCTGCATGCCTTCATCGAGCAGACCCGCTCCGCGAAAGCGAACTTCACCCAGGAAGTCACCGATGCCAACGGCGCCGTCCAGCAACAGGCGAGCGGTACCGTGCAGTTTCAGCGCCCCGGGAAATTCCGCTGGACCTATGACAAGCCTTACGAGCAGATCATCGTGGGCGATGGCGAAAAACTCTGGATCTACGACAAGGACCTCAACCAGGTCACCCAGCGCAATCTGGACAAGGCGCTCGGCAGCAGTCCGGCCGCATTGCTGGCGGGCGCGGACGATGTCGACAGGTATTTTTCTCTGAACGCGGTCGGAGTGAAGAAAAAGCTCGACTGGCTGGAGGTCAAGCCTTACGACGAGGACAGCCTGTTCGAAAAGGTGCGCATGGGTTTTCGCGGAAACACCTTGGAAGTCATGGAACTCCACGATCATTTCGGACAAAGGACGACGATCAAATTCTCCAATCTGCAGCGCAATCCCAAGACCTCGCCCGATCTCTACACGTTTACGGTGCCCAAAGGCGCGGATGTCGTAACGGAATAA
- a CDS encoding replication-associated recombination protein A yields the protein MRPQNLDEVVGQRHLLGPDKPLRVAYESGKLHSMILWGPPGVGKTTLARLMARAFDAEFIALSAVLSGVKDIRDAVAHAENVLQQSGRATILFVDEVHRFNKAQQDAFLPFVERGLVTFIGATTENPSFEVNGALLSRAAVYVLKPLDEDDLAELFSRAFAKAFPAQAFSEKARDLVVGAADGDARRLLNMVEAIGNAATMRKVAQLDETFVQATLAQNLRRFDKGGDAFYDQISALHKSVRGSSPDAALYWLVRMLDGGADPLYVGRRLVRMAVEDIGLADPRALRLSLDACETYERLGSPEGELALAQAAIYLACAAKSNASYVAYNEARSLVQSDKSRPVPEHLRNAPTKLMKELGYGRSYRYAHDEVDAYAAGENYFPEGLESTGFYRPTSRGLEGKIAEKLAHLRELDVKAKKKN from the coding sequence ATGCGGCCGCAGAATCTGGACGAAGTCGTCGGCCAGCGGCATCTGCTCGGTCCCGACAAGCCGTTGCGCGTGGCCTACGAATCGGGAAAGCTGCATTCGATGATCCTGTGGGGTCCGCCCGGGGTGGGCAAGACCACGCTCGCGCGCCTGATGGCGCGGGCCTTCGATGCCGAATTCATTGCGCTCTCCGCCGTTCTTTCCGGTGTCAAGGATATCCGCGATGCCGTTGCGCACGCGGAGAACGTGCTCCAGCAGTCCGGGCGCGCGACCATCCTGTTCGTCGATGAAGTTCACCGCTTCAACAAGGCGCAGCAGGATGCGTTTTTGCCCTTTGTCGAGCGTGGCCTGGTGACGTTCATCGGCGCGACCACCGAAAATCCATCGTTCGAAGTCAATGGTGCATTGCTGTCGCGTGCGGCGGTCTATGTACTCAAACCGCTTGACGAAGATGACCTGGCGGAATTGTTCTCGCGTGCGTTCGCGAAGGCCTTTCCCGCCCAGGCTTTCTCCGAAAAAGCGCGCGATCTGGTGGTCGGGGCCGCCGACGGCGATGCACGGCGATTGCTAAATATGGTTGAAGCCATCGGCAACGCGGCGACGATGCGCAAGGTTGCGCAGCTCGATGAAACATTCGTGCAGGCGACACTCGCCCAGAATCTGCGTCGCTTCGACAAGGGCGGCGATGCCTTTTACGACCAGATCTCCGCGTTGCACAAATCGGTGCGCGGATCGTCTCCCGATGCCGCGTTGTACTGGCTTGTCCGCATGCTCGATGGTGGCGCGGACCCCTTGTACGTCGGCAGGCGGCTGGTGCGCATGGCGGTGGAGGACATCGGCCTGGCCGATCCGCGGGCGTTGCGGCTGTCGCTGGATGCTTGCGAGACTTATGAAAGGCTGGGCTCGCCCGAAGGCGAACTCGCCCTGGCACAGGCGGCCATTTATCTGGCGTGCGCTGCAAAGTCGAATGCTTCCTACGTTGCGTATAATGAGGCCCGCTCGCTTGTCCAGTCCGACAAGTCCCGGCCCGTGCCGGAGCATCTTCGCAACGCTCCCACCAAGCTCATGAAGGAACTCGGCTACGGCCGCAGTTATCGTTATGCGCATGACGAGGTGGATGCGTATGCGGCGGGAGAAAATTATTTCCCGGAGGGCCTGGAGAGCACCGGTTTCTACCGGCCGACATCGCGTGGACTGGAAGGCAAGATCGCCGAGAAACTCGCGCACTTGCGCGAGCTGGATGTGAAGGCAAAGAAAAAGAACTGA
- the mltF gene encoding membrane-bound lytic murein transglycosylase MltF, which yields MALLLVLPSCNPDTLFERPVQPFGETDELVVLVRNGPATRFLGADGKYSGIEQDLLDMFAKDTGTRLRLVERTKFSEILPALRRHLAHLAAAGLAATEERRKEFIFGPAYLSVHTVIAYNTDHQRPRNVRDLVGKRVAVLAGSSSAEQLGLEVLQESKLQWEEIAATDSMALLDKLASDEVDYVVTDSNIVELAQNFSPNIGRAFNLGEPETLSWALPKDASPLLVDRVKDFFARINANGTLRILLDRYYGHIQRLTQADVSAFLERRLSILPQYRSTFQEAQELTSIDWRLLAALGFQESHWNPLATSPTGVRGLMMLTSETADRLGVNDRLDARQNIIAGARYLKILKDTLPERITEPDRTWLALASYNVGYGHLEDARILTQRHGLNSDTWVDVKKTLPLLTRSDFYITVKRGFARGGEAVILTENIRNYFDILVRYDESYRPLFSTVPDDESHVAP from the coding sequence ATGGCGCTCCTTCTGGTACTGCCATCGTGCAATCCCGATACGCTGTTCGAGAGACCGGTACAGCCTTTCGGCGAAACCGACGAACTCGTCGTCCTGGTCCGCAATGGCCCCGCCACCCGCTTCCTCGGCGCGGACGGCAAATACAGCGGCATCGAGCAGGACCTGCTCGACATGTTCGCCAAGGACACCGGCACGCGCTTGCGCCTCGTCGAGCGCACGAAATTCAGCGAAATTCTGCCGGCATTGCGCCGCCATCTTGCTCATCTTGCCGCAGCGGGCCTGGCTGCGACCGAAGAGCGCCGCAAGGAGTTCATCTTCGGACCCGCGTACCTGTCTGTGCACACGGTGATCGCCTACAACACCGATCATCAGCGCCCCAGGAATGTCCGCGACCTCGTTGGCAAGCGTGTAGCCGTCCTTGCCGGTTCCAGCAGCGCGGAACAGCTCGGACTGGAAGTCTTGCAAGAATCCAAGCTGCAATGGGAAGAAATTGCGGCGACGGACAGTATGGCATTGCTCGACAAGCTGGCTAGTGACGAGGTCGACTACGTCGTGACAGACTCGAATATCGTCGAGCTTGCCCAGAATTTCTCCCCGAACATCGGCCGGGCGTTCAATCTGGGCGAACCCGAAACACTGTCATGGGCTCTGCCGAAAGATGCGAGTCCGCTGCTTGTAGACCGGGTCAAGGATTTCTTCGCGCGCATCAACGCCAACGGCACCTTGAGGATTCTGCTGGACAGGTATTACGGCCATATCCAGCGCCTCACCCAGGCCGATGTATCCGCATTCCTGGAGCGTCGGCTATCGATATTGCCGCAATATCGCAGCACCTTTCAGGAGGCACAGGAATTGACTAGCATCGACTGGCGTCTGCTGGCTGCCCTGGGCTTCCAGGAATCGCACTGGAATCCGCTGGCGACGAGCCCCACGGGCGTACGGGGATTGATGATGCTCACTTCCGAAACGGCTGATCGGCTCGGCGTGAACGACCGCTTGGACGCACGCCAGAACATCATTGCCGGTGCGCGCTATCTGAAAATTCTGAAAGACACGTTACCCGAGCGCATAACCGAACCGGACCGCACCTGGCTCGCCCTCGCGTCGTACAACGTCGGTTATGGTCACCTGGAGGATGCCCGCATCCTGACGCAACGGCACGGCCTGAACTCGGATACCTGGGTCGACGTAAAGAAGACGCTGCCTTTGCTGACACGCTCGGACTTCTACATCACGGTCAAACGCGGTTTTGCGCGCGGCGGGGAAGCCGTCATTCTCACCGAGAACATCCGCAACTATTTCGACATCCTGGTTCGCTACGACGAATCGTACCGGCCACTGTTTTCCACGGTCCCGGACGACGAAAGTCACGTCGCGCCGTAG
- the serS gene encoding serine--tRNA ligase, whose translation MLDVQLIRSDLDGVAAKLATRGVAIPVDALRTLEQRRKNAQVKTQELQARRNTSSTQIGVFKRTGQDISALMAGVNEIGDGLKVVEAELSQIQTELTNILLTIPNLPHASVPVGKSADENVEMRRIGEPRKFDFPVKDHVDLGAGLGLLDFDAAARISGARFTLMKGPLARLHRALAQFMLDIHTAEHGYTEVYVPYLVNADSMRGTGQLPKFEEDLFKIPRQTFDDDAVLEEIRRSGKTVDSVSPKFRDTSLYLIPTAEVPVTNMIRDQVLSLDELPLKFVCHSPCFRSEAGSYGKDTRGMIRQHQFDKVELVQIIQPEKSYEALELLTAHAETILRRLELPFRTVALCTGDMGFSAAKTYDIEVWLPGQNAYREISSCSNFEAFQARRMQARFKGEKGKNELVHTLNGSGLAVGRTLVALLENYQRADGGVDIPAVLQPYMGGLQAINRPR comes from the coding sequence ATGTTGGATGTTCAATTGATTCGGAGTGATCTCGATGGGGTGGCGGCCAAGCTTGCGACGCGTGGTGTTGCGATCCCTGTTGACGCATTACGTACGCTTGAGCAGCGGCGCAAGAATGCTCAAGTAAAGACGCAGGAACTACAGGCGAGACGCAATACATCTTCGACTCAGATCGGTGTGTTCAAGCGCACGGGACAAGACATTTCTGCTTTGATGGCCGGCGTAAACGAGATAGGCGACGGGCTAAAAGTCGTCGAAGCCGAGTTGAGCCAAATCCAGACAGAGCTTACGAATATCTTGCTCACGATTCCAAACCTGCCGCACGCAAGCGTGCCCGTCGGAAAATCCGCGGACGAGAATGTCGAGATGCGCCGCATCGGTGAGCCGCGCAAGTTCGATTTCCCGGTGAAAGATCATGTCGATCTCGGTGCCGGCCTCGGCCTGCTTGATTTCGACGCTGCGGCGAGGATCAGCGGCGCGCGCTTCACCTTGATGAAGGGGCCGCTGGCGCGCCTGCATCGCGCGCTCGCGCAATTCATGCTTGACATACACACCGCGGAGCATGGCTACACCGAAGTGTATGTGCCTTATCTGGTCAACGCCGACAGCATGCGCGGAACTGGTCAGCTACCAAAATTCGAAGAAGACTTATTCAAGATCCCGAGACAGACTTTCGACGATGACGCCGTTCTGGAGGAAATTAGAAGATCAGGAAAGACCGTGGATTCGGTGAGCCCAAAGTTTCGTGATACAAGCCTGTACCTGATTCCCACCGCAGAAGTACCGGTCACGAACATGATACGAGACCAGGTGCTGTCACTTGACGAATTGCCGCTGAAGTTCGTCTGCCATTCGCCGTGCTTCCGCTCCGAGGCCGGTTCTTACGGCAAGGACACGCGCGGCATGATCCGCCAGCACCAGTTCGACAAGGTCGAACTGGTTCAGATCATCCAGCCGGAAAAATCCTACGAAGCCTTGGAACTGCTGACGGCGCACGCGGAAACGATTCTGAGGCGGCTGGAGTTGCCGTTTCGCACGGTGGCGTTGTGCACCGGGGACATGGGGTTCTCCGCAGCAAAGACCTATGACATCGAAGTCTGGCTGCCGGGACAGAATGCCTATCGGGAAATCTCCTCGTGCAGCAACTTCGAAGCGTTCCAGGCGCGGCGCATGCAGGCGCGCTTCAAGGGGGAGAAGGGCAAGAATGAACTGGTGCACACGCTGAACGGTTCCGGGCTGGCGGTTGGCAGGACACTCGTGGCCCTTCTGGAAAACTATCAACGCGCGGACGGCGGGGTGGACATTCCCGCCGTCCTGCAACCCTACATGGGAGGGTTGCAGGCGATCAATCGCCCGCGTTGA